In Juglans regia cultivar Chandler chromosome 13, Walnut 2.0, whole genome shotgun sequence, the DNA window TATTCTCTCTTCTCTGCAAGGATTTTTCCAAAAAGGAAAATTCTTTGAACGGATTCTCCTAACATCGCCCTCAATTCCATAACACATTCAAACTAATGTCTTCAGACTAttgtattataaataaaaataatacccaCACACgcacagaaaattaaaaaattaaataaataaacctcaAAAATCCAATAACACAACAAGAAGCCAGAAGACTCAGCTTCAAATAGTGCACACAAGAAAATGGTTCAGCCGCCAAGAAAACATAAGCAAATGAGAGAGAGCCAGCAAATGTAATCCTAGTGCTGAAAAAATGAATCACATGAACttcaatttcattaaaaaaaataagattaaaagaaCCACCATTTCCAGAGCACGAGAACATAACAAAAACAGCAAAGAATCGAACATGCAAGAGATACGGAGagattgagaaagaaagaacTATAGACAAGCGAATACCTTGGCTTTTGGGATGACCTTGACAGCAACCCGTTGGCCCTTGAGCTCGCCCTTCTTGAACCTAGCGGAGCAAGTATACCCAAAATGCCCTCGTCCCACCTCCTCTCCAACCTCCAACCGACTCGTCAACTCCTTGGAGAACCCAAACCTCTTATCCAACTCCACCTCctcatcctcttcctcctcctccggTATAGCAGCAGATGCCTTCGTCTTCTTACCCTGACGCCGCAAAAGCACGGCCTTTATGTGTTTAGCCGGAGACGGAGGCGGAAACGGCAGCCTGAAGAACCGCCCGGGAGTGGAGCTGGCGCTCTTGGGGCCCGGGGATTTCTTGAGGAAGTGAGCGGGGCTAGGGCTGGGACTGGGGCTGTAGAAGGGGAAGAAGCGAGATAGTTTGCCGGCGAGGACGTCGGTTCCGGGGAGAGAAGCGGGAGATGGTGGTGGTAGAGGTGATTTGTGAGGCTGGGAAGGGGGGTCAGGTTCAGTAGACTCGTCCCTGGAAGCGTAGGGATTGGGCTTGGGTGGCTTGGAAGTGCAGGTGCCCATGGATGGTGTTATTCAAAGCTGGTTTTTTTGCTTTGGTTGGTGCACTGTGACGGTGGTTCTTTCtgtttagttttgattttgagagagagagagagagaaagagagggtctTTGTGGGATTTGGTGAAAGGGCAGTGCCAGTGATCTGTACGATCTCACTGGCCACGTGTCTTGCACGTGaaattcttttcttccttcttctcgaTCCTATTCTATTCTTCGTATTCAATTTTATATCGAATGTGACGAAattgataaatgtttttaatttatttttgtaaaagttgagtgCCGTGGATGGGCGCTAACCCAAGCTTCGTTTGGATtccaaactcatcttaactcataattataatttttttaaattttaatataaaatataataaataattcaactttttcaaatttcaaaataataataatattaaaaaataatattttaataatattttatcatctcaactcaactcaactcaactcaactcacttcaatatccaaacacaacctcaaTCCCTGCAGATTGTGCattgatagttgaaatggattatAAAATAGAGACTCGCTTGATtgagctttattttttaaaaagagaacaTTATAACTTAGGAAGGCTGTGAAGTTCTAGGGGTGTCAAATTGCATGTCGTCTTCGTATCAtgcataaatatgtatattatatttattaaaaagagaACATTATAACTAGAAAGGTTGTGAAGTTCTAGGGGTCTCAAATTGTATTAACGGATCGTCTTCATATTATgctaaaatatgtatattatattatataggttAATTTGAACACAACTCATTAAaattatcgtgtcaaaatctcaaattttaacACGATTCCTTAACATAACGGGTTGTATCATGACAACTCGTTTTGACCGATTAATGAATATTACGAAATAGGTTAACACAACACAACTCGACCCGTTTCAATCTACttatataaatgagttgaataaattcaaaattaatccatttgacctaattaagtttaacatagttttatacaaaatgttaaaatcataatatctcttaaaaaatataaaactaattacaagtccaaattacaacccaaacaataaaaatatcaaaattaaaatcataataattttacttttaagtataagagtgtatttgtaattttaaatttttgaatgggttgacccgttatcaacctaTTAAGTAATCGTATCTTAACAGATTAACCTGTTTTGATTATAACCCGTTAAGACTAAACTCAAACCCATCATTATCGTATCGTATTCGTATTGAGTTAACGAGTCGTATCACATATTACCTTTGAAAAGACACAAATTCAAACGATTTTACGTTTACGACAATATAGTTAATAACAATATATCGTCATAACCACCCATATAAAGTTAATAGACATGGGTTGCTTTTTCGTACTAAGTTTGAATGtcattaatattatttcaaatagTACAAATACTGGACTATATGTTTTCTCTTCTAAATTATCGTCTcctttaaagtatttttattggattagttaaaaattaaatctaatgagtatttaactattaaagagtaaaatatacttacattggattagtcaaattctaaatatttaaaatttaactacagtgactttcaaaagtttttttaaatttgaaagttactatacatacatcaaatacatattttattaattatttatctctccctttctttatatcacatattttatcacaattaatatattaatttgacttagtgatatattaatttaataagaacatgattattaattaacatataataagtataatagtaaaatatgataaaattaaataaattaataattaaaatttttaaatatttttgaaattattagttattcattaccatataatgaataaatatataatctaatgtggagatttaatgtgaataaccaaaacaaaattaatcttatattattttattattatacattgaaaaaatagttatttcaatgtgaagatttatgtgaatagaataatcaaaagttaaatttttattacatttatcaaaattattatttaattttgattaatttaataagagtgctcttattgttcatataaaataaataatcatcattaaatttcatctttaaaaatatatatttaagatctTTTAAaccattaataataaaaataaataaataaaaaagaaactggATTTTGTGAAGGAGACAACGGAAATGAATGGTTGCGCACAGGCACATGTACGGATCCGGAACATACAAAAAGGCCAGGATGGTGAGCTAAGGGGTTTTAGGGGTCAAATCACATTGCATTGCACATGCACCAATTTAATTTATCCTGCCCGCAACTTTTTGGTACATAAACAACTCGACAGTGTTGACGTACCAACCCCCATGTTCTCAACATCATCCCAACAACAAATCATTAATATCCAATTAATCAATTAACTTTGTCCCACTCTTTAttataattcaagaaaaaaaaaatatatttctttttaattataaaaaatactttataaatatataacgtGTGATGTGAACagttatctaaattaaaataagtgatTCGTGATCTTGGTTGatgaagtttaaaattaattttatgaccTTTTTTCTTTGGCAAAATTGATTGGTCAATATGACTTTTGACGGTCTTTGCGATGCAATCAGCCGTAATAATGATCGTATGACCGATATGTGGACCGGCTCTGTTCCGATAACAGTTCGGTGTGCCGTATTCTTTTGTCCACTTCGATTCTGGATATCTCTGTAATTGTTTATAAGGTACGTCGTCCACGgatctctttcttttataaacatgttattataaaaagGTAATTATATTGTAAGTTTCCTATTTGATTCACCTAACATATTtcatctaaaagtttttttatctAAACTTTTATTTCGCgtatcacaataatatattagatctattttacaatttaacgtatcacatcaagtcaccgtcaatttataaatttatttttatgaaatttttttataactaaatcatttttaatctAACATTACTCCTTGTAGAAAAGTTTTGattggttatatattttttaagtagagTATTGGGTGATTAAGGTATCAACTAAATTATTCTGAATTGGGTTATCTTATTTGCTTCCCCTGTGCAAAAGAACTTAAAAGTGGCATCCCAGTGCGCACATTTTTGACTAACCAAAGGGGTCCACAACATGGGTATTACTCCAAATATGCTCTCTCTATGTCTATCTTTTAAGAAGTTTTTTCTactttctaatatttatttgaataattgttttatgtttttgggaCGTTCTTTCCAAGAATTGGGTGTGAAGCATTATCCTTCCCAAATACAAGTCTTTGGGGAGGGTTTTTCATTCACGCAACATGCGCCTTTCAACTACATTTTTGGCCGCAGTCCACTCAAAACCATGCCTTTTTGTCCGTAGAAAAATTGTCTCTTTCACTAGTTTGGCGGGCAAAAAAATCATCTTCTTCGATGTTCTTAATTCCTTACAGAGAAATGCACGGTACATTGAAAGGCCTAGAGGACCCTCAAATAAGGGAGGAAGTGTAAAAAGAGGCCGAAGTTGCCTTTCCCTGTACATCTCAAGATGCCCATTAATTGTAATAGCAACATGCACTCCTCCCACAAAAAAGCTTTCACCCACCATACTCAGATGCTCTCTCTGCCATCAAAATGGTCAAAAATGGAACCCTACATAAAGAAAGATGGGGTCTAGAATGTGACTATCTAGCTGAACGGTGGTCTGTCGATGACTTTTACAGCAAACATATATACCCGAAGCCCCCACCATCCTTTGATTTTTCATCTGCTTTACAGTTTCCATCCCTTTTCAGctcccatcttttttttttttttttccttgaaggGTCCTCAAGATTGTTTATTGCAAGTTAAAATGATTATGGTACATCGTTCTCTTTCTCCTTGTACCATCATTGTACAATGTGAGTGGGTTCCCCACTAAATGTCATTGttggagaatatatatatatatatatatatatatacacacacaatcTCTTCTTAATCAAGATGTTTTTAACATGGGATGCATGCAAATCTGTCCtccatatttattttgtgtagttAATCAAACCACTTAGGTTAAAAAATGATTACTTGTCTCGATGCAAATTAGTTGTCGGTTTCGTTTagaggactttttttttttttttacttttgaaaattcaaaaggcaagatttgaatttaaaatgggagaggaaaaaaaactgTCCTTAAAAGTACAACACATTATCTAATATGATTAGTTTTCactaaattatttgatttaagaaaatgagaataagatgtttttatatttaaaaaattatctaataattactcatgctctttttctttaaacaaaacataaaaacgaCATAAGGATTGTACTCAAGCTTTAAGGAAAACAGCCCACCGTCACTTCCACTTCCACCTATGAGGAACTAGAGTTGTCGACATCCACAATCCAATGGATGATCATCGTTCAAAAATGCCCACGAATGGACCCTGCGAGTGGTGGCCATGCGTGTGATGCACAAAAATCATGCACACAGCTATTAAGAAGAAATAGAAGCTCACAGAAAGGACGCACATGACCTTGATCACTCAGGACACAAACAGGGAGCTCGTGTCGTTTATGTCAATCCATATCAATAGAACCAACtcattcaaattaaataaaataaatgaattacaGAAATGACCGAAGAAAAACGGAAAAGGATTTCGTGGCCAACAGTATCTGATCTTGGTTTATAATTGAGAAAGCAATTTTTTTGTTGGGACCTTGCGTTCCATCATCAACTGCGAGATTCCTTAGACAAGTAGTGAAAGAATGCTAACGACAAAATTTGAAGTGCCGTTGACGTCTTCCTTAATTACAAATGGTCCCATTTACATTTCCCGGCAGCCAACCAACTCAGACATTACTTAAGTTTGATATTTGGAATTCTGGAAAATGAAACTTCCTGGAAAAAGACTAAAATGCATGTTGGTGTGTACCAAATtactctctcctttctctctggAAGATAATATCGAGTGAATTTTGtgaccttttctttttcaaaactttttacttAAATtctttattgagaaaaaaaaaaagaaagacacaTCCTTTGTCTTTTCGACTCATattcacaaatataaaaatactgaAGAATTAATTCTGGAAGCATTTGGAATTggaaatcaagaaaaaataaagggaaaattATAAAGGCTTTTGGGCCCAGTAAGGTTGtgcaatgaagaaaaaatagttcGCCCCGCAGTCTTGGGCTTTTGCTTCCCCTTGGGGCCTGCTTGAAAACAACTTCCAAAGAAAGGAAATTCTTTCGACCGTAGGTCCATAATTCGGTGTGTCGAAGTTCACCCAATCGTTTATTGTTAGTACGTCAAAGGTCAAAGATAAACAAAATCGCACAAGAGCAACTGCTTCTTACATAGGTTAATTGAATGCTACGGCTTCCTGTATTTTTTGACACGGACGCATCAACTCACCTCGAGGCAAATCGCTGTACAAAAAGATTTCTGTTCCAGGTTCTTGGAAAGTAACAAAGTTAGCACTCTGTTTGTGAATGCCCAATTAGTTACAGTCTTGATCAGGATCGTATTGTATGTCTATCAGGTACAGTCTTCCAATATAAATCAACCAAGACATACATTTGGATCTTCTTCATCGGAATCAAACTCAACCTGCAAGGAAATATTTGTGGCATAAATCACTAAACCTGACATCACGAGAAAgaaaacccttaaaaaaaaccGAGACAATCATTCATTTCGATTGAAGTGATGTATTGACATATTGTAATCTTGAACCCCAATTCTATACCCATGGGGGTACATGCAGTATCAAGAACATTAACAACATATGTAGCTACCAGAATTTGgatcattcatttaaaaaattagactCACATTTTCATCTCTGAACCATTTTCCATGACAATCACGCTTCCAACCTGCAGCTGTGAACTTTAGTTCCATCTCTCGGCGCTCCTGGAGATCCAAATGTTGCTGCTGTGCAATCACCTTGTCAACTGCTTCAATTGCAGGACAAAAGCTATTTTGACTCGAATTTGAATTCCCACTTGTAATGCGATCCAAAATTAGTTGAACATCATTGTTCCGATTATTGGAACTTTGCTGAGGAGTTTGGTTGCAAAGTATCTCTGAAGTAGCCTTTTGTGACAGTTCAATCAATGGTTTACCAACTGATCTAAACTTTTGGTGGTAGCTATTACGGTTTGCAGTTCCAACAGAAGAGTCTGACAGTGCTATTCGTTTATTTACCTCATCTTGTCTCGCCAACTCTCTTTCCTTTAGCTTGGACTCTGCGGCACGGTGGCGCGATCCCTTGCTATGCATCTTTGTTGGATTTGCAACATTTAAAAAGGTTAATTGAAGGGGAGAGAAACAAGAAGGTGCTAGCCTCAAGAAAACAAGGTATATAACGAGAAATATGTGCAGAAGGATAAAACCATTCACTACGTGAGCAtctaaagaaaaacaaaaactaaaataaaataaaatttcccaTGCAACTAGTAAGCTGCCTTAGAAGTTTGAATCCGGAGCCAAAATATCAGCTACATGATGTTTCAACACATTACGTTTCATCGCACATTAGTGATTCTGATTCAAGCCCCAAAAGACAATTTAGAGCAAACAAGTGACAAAACCCTCCTTCGCCCTTTTGATTCAGGCAGTGATTTCACATTTCCTAAACTAATTCTAGGAAATCCTTCAATTCATTTCCCTGAGTTTAAACTATCCATTTATCTGGGTCAAACGAAACTAGCCTTCGAGGTAGAAAATGCCTTCCGCTTTCACAAAGCAGAAGGTGGGCAATATTTAAGGTGCAAGCCAGCAGAAAACATTTTCAACATCATATTAAAGGTCTCAAGCAGATGGTAGGGAAAAGCAAAATTTTCctgaaacaaaatttcaaacaacAAAACATCTCCCACCTTATTTACAAAGCTTTTAACCCCTGAGCAACTCCCATGGAAGAATAAATACGGCACTCAATTAAACTTTTGTTAAGTTGAAGTTAATACTAGATCACAGACGGAATTTTAGGAATTTCTGAATCACACGTCCAGACCAAGCGTAATTGAACTACTTGTATAATAATACTACTAAATAAAAGGTCATACATACAACGGCGATCTTCAAACAAATCCATTAGGTAAAAAGAGCGAAAGAAACGAAATTTAGAGAGAAGATTAGGAAACgagggatttttttttgggggggggagATACGTACAGAGAGCATGAGAGGGGAATCGAGGATGGGCGAGTGAGGACAGAGGAGGCATACGTATTTGCCGCTGAGCAGCTTCTTGTAGGAAGACGCATCATCGAGTGTTTCCAGGGCCAGATCCTCCACCCTTCGCTTCCTCTGCTGCGCCTCTCTCGCCCAGCTATCTCCTCCGAACACGCTCATCTCTCTCCCCCCTCTGTTTTCCAGATGATTCGGCTTTTCAGTccatatatgaatgaaataaagaGTCCATACCGTACTTCAAGAAGCATGTTATACAATATTACAAAGAGAGATTAACATCTCTAAAAAGTTCTAATGGGGTCAATGTTATTTAAGCTTTATTATCCCTAGAGCttaaagttaacaaaaataggaatataaattataaatattaataattatttaaaatttattcgataacatgataaaatcaaaatgcatCTTATAATTAATCCATGAAATGATCAAATCCATTAAAAAGGGATTAAATACGACGACGGAGCGACACGCCGCATATGATTTCGGCTTTTAACGACAATACTTTTTGTGGACTTATCAGATGCTGAAGCTAGCGAATACAATCTCGAACCCCTCTCCGTCTCTTTATGTCGCGTTGGTCACCATCTTTGCTCTGCTTAATTAAATTGCACGTTCGAAAGCTCAACATGTCCGGCAGTATactgtaagtatacactcagaTTTTGTTGTGTTATTCGGTGGATCATGCTTAAAAAACTGCAATCACCACATTCTCTATCCAATACCAATTTAATTTACTCATACTAAAATAACACgagtttaatttgtaaaaacttTGGTTTACTTGAAGTATGTTTAAGAAGAGAAATGTcttagtcataaaaaaattctagttGGTTAGATTGTAatgctatttttattataaactatatCTAACGAATTACGTAAaatcatattagtttataaattaattttttttgaatcttGCTGTGACTCAAACACTTTCCATTTCAGAAACCTCATCTATAAGCATCTAATTTATCtgaaatttttctctctctttcatatGATAATGATGTGTGATGGTACGATTGTGTTGTGGAGGCTaagtaaaagaaatgaaaattagCCTGGAtgggtaatatttttattcatttagggctcgtttggatagcgaaatgaaatataatgaattgagatgatttatgaataataatgagattattaattgaaattagatTAGATCAgatgaatttattaattaaaattaaattagataaaaatgatACGAGATGATTcttttatatccaaaccggCCTTaaagatttgaatattttagctTTCACCTCCAAAACTAGAGAGAGGATCAGCACATCTCACGGAGACGGAGAAAACAAAGAATGATCAGAGACTCACCCAAAGTGGCATTTAGGTAAAATGGGCCTTTTTTGAGAGCCCAATCAGAGTAGTTAAAGTTGAAGCGTCACTGGTCCAACGACCATCCTACGATGATCTTCTACTTGGGGCCAATTTTCAGAGCTCCAGCAAAGTGCTGCTCTGTCTCAGCCGTACCAACAGCCGAAATTGAAACAGTCACCATGAGGATGAAGCCCTGTGCAGAACTAAAACCATGCACCCATATCTCATGCATGCACAGTCACAGAGTGCAACTCAAGGACAAGTGAAATTAGAGCTAGCGTACTGAGAGTACTGAAGGAATTAAATTAGTTGTATTATCAGAAGTTGGCATTTACAACATGAATCAGTAGATGGGTATGTGATCGAAGAGGGGCTGGACTAGCTGGGAAGGACCAGAGCAGCGAGAAAGAGTAGTGCAAAACAGCCAACTTTTTTAGATTGTTTAggtaaaaaaatcgaaaatatgTCTGCAGTGGGGTTGGTGATGCTGATGGTACGTAGGAAATTCTTCATTCAGCCATTTAAGCTGGGGTCCGGTCAGCCAAAAATGCAGCTATAAGCCTATAATCATTTTCCGCTATCTTTCCATAAAAGTATGAATGTTGACCAAAACAAAGGTCTTTTAACGATGGAATCGTAGAATTAATTAACATGAAACACTCCGCACCACTCCTCTTTTAGGgtctctttcctttcattttgtccccattctcaaaaaaaaaaaaaaaaaaaaggcaagtgGCCGCAATCCGACGCCATCATGCATGCGTATGACAATCTAGTTGCAGATCAAGAACAAGCAGTACCTCAATCCTAGGAAGGAAAACGGCGGTGAAAGAACACTGTTTTCATCCAGTACTTCAACTTTTCCAAAACAGGGTGCAAGAAAATTTCTATCAACAAGCTAGCATATTTAGTTCTGATTACATCCAACATTAACGTCTAAGTGGGTCCCACAATAATAAAGAATGTTAATGTTGTAACTTTATGTAAgtatagtactatatatcatAACAACATGAAATGGTGTATTTATACATGACTTCATTTACAAATGGAGGAATTGATCTTCGGTcgaatattaatttaacttggTTGTTTCCTGGGCAGTACCATGCAAAGCTAGCTAGAAAGATCGATCATATATATTGACAGATGATGGTTTATAATTTGAGAGAAGTACTTATTCCCTAGCTAGGACTAGATctagtactctctctctctctctctctaaaatctcTCTAAGAAACTCTCCCTCAAATCACGGGACGGAAGAATAATTAAAAGCGTTTTTATTTTGACGAAGGAATTAGAAGaacgatattatatatatatatatatatatatatctatctatcacTTTTCAATATTAACCTGATCATAAATTCAAGCCATATCGTTCGTCGCACTTGCATGCACTCCCTTTCAAGTTGAGCATAAATTTCATGATTGATGTAAACTTGGAAACGTAGCATGCTGCATGTTGATCACATGGatttcataaaaacaaaacagacGCACACACGCAATTGAGATGACgcaaaagctagctagctagcatttaTGTGCATGCTAACTTTTACGTACGCATGAATGCATGTTGATTCACGAACGTCTCATAAttaataacttaaatattaatgtaTCTAACATATATGCCACATGATCATGCTTTGCATCCTTTATTCTAAACTAGCCTGTATTATACAAATACATGAGTTCATTTATTGGACTAAATAGTATTGTATGTCCTTCCAGGTGCAAAAGATTTTCTTTCACGACCTTTTTCTAAAACATTATGACGTTGAAGACATTCTTAAAAGCAAATCTAACTCTCAATGTATTTGAGGATACAAATATGGAAACTATAGAAGGCTAGCTATCACATGACAGCAATACCGCCAGTACTTTCCCGCGGTCCCGTCGTCGTTCGgtcatatctatatatatatatcaacgaGACTCGGGCGTCACAGAAAATTTCATCTGTCCATTCTTACAATGGTCTTTCTCTCCGCAAGCAAAGTAGTAAGTCTGACGGCACACCTCCAACACAAACTCGAACCCCTCGCCGCCTCCTTGTGTCACGTTGGCCACCATCTTCGCTCTTTTTAAATTGCAAGTTTGGAAGCTAAACATGTCCGGTAGCAAGTATACACTGTACTGATCAGTGACATTCGGTGGATCATACTTAAAAACTGCACTCACCACATTATCATCCAATACCAAGTTATTTTTCTCATCGATCAGTCTACAAGGAACATATtagaaagtttaataaaatacaaattaaatttggAAACTTCAATAATATATCACACTCACATGCATGAAGATTATAACAACAACTGTCGCGGCAATCATCATAATCTTTTGGGCCATTTTGGTTgtatagaaatgatattttatggaTTCTATTCGTGCGTCATGCGTGTAAGAAGTAATTAATGCTAATTTCGAACGTTCAACTAAactagcagctagctagctacttcgTGTGCATCATGTGTAGTCGTGATTGATCATGgattaaaatttaagatgataGGTGGAGTAGTTATTCTAATGACCGATCCCGTCCTCTCATTTATTGtctccattaattaattatcctttttaaagttaaattatAACCACCCATCTATATATACACGATCGAGTACTATCATTTACGTTAGTTTTTGGCGTACGTGTATGCAATACAATTATAAACATAACCTCTCTTCTCTTTCTACAATTTGGACGTTATAACAACCATGTTAAACTATTGATCTTGAGCTACGTACTATAACATGCAAGCTCATAAGCGATGTAAAAATGAAATCTCGAGAATTAATTGGATGTGAGTCACTGAGTTGTAAGATGAGTAAATAGTCTAACTTGTAAAAA includes these proteins:
- the LOC109002352 gene encoding sodium channel modifier 1-like isoform X2, whose product is MSVFGGDSWAREAQQRKRRVEDLALETLDDASSYKKLLSGKYMHSKGSRHRAAESKLKERELARQDEVNKRIALSDSSVGTANRNSYHQKFRSVGKPLIELSQKATSEILCNQTPQQSSNNRNNDVQLILDRITSGNSNSSQNSFCPAIEAVDKVIAQQQHLDLQERREMELKFTAAGWKRDCHGKWFRDENVEFDSDEEDPNVCLG
- the LOC109002352 gene encoding sodium channel modifier 1-like isoform X1, which codes for MSVFGGDSWAREAQQRKRRVEDLALETLDDASSYKKLLSGKYVCLLCPHSPILDSPLMLSMHSKGSRHRAAESKLKERELARQDEVNKRIALSDSSVGTANRNSYHQKFRSVGKPLIELSQKATSEILCNQTPQQSSNNRNNDVQLILDRITSGNSNSSQNSFCPAIEAVDKVIAQQQHLDLQERREMELKFTAAGWKRDCHGKWFRDENVEFDSDEEDPNVCLG
- the LOC109002356 gene encoding uncharacterized protein LOC109002356 — translated: MGGFSFAQGFVLMVTTTILSVSFSAFGAAEKGQPFPELLAEGPKRIVVGGQTERWRTNLNYTDWALKNGQFYVNDTIVFKYDPPNVTDQYSVYLLPDMFSFQTCNLKRAKMVANVTQGGGEGFEFVLEVCRQTYYFACGEKDHCKNGQMKFSVTPESR